The genomic segment TTCGCCGCCGACGTCGCGAGGCTGGTGTTCGGGCGGCCCATCGCCGAGGTGCGCCCGCTCTTCGACGGCTGACTCGACGCGCTGCCGATCTCCGCCGACGCCGATCGATAGTCTTTCCGAATGCGCACCAGTGCCGACGTCGACGCCCGAGCCGCACAGGATGCGCACCGACCACGCGTGATCCACACCGGTCAGGCGCTCGTCGACCTGGTCATCGAGGTCGCCGACCTCCCCGCGCGGGGGCAGAACCTCATGGCCGACTCCGTCGCCCAGTACGCGGGCGGCGCCGTCACGGTCCTGCTCGCCGCGGCTCGCCTCGGCGCACACTGCTTGCATGCCGGCGCGATCGGCACGGGCCCGCACGGCGATCTCATCCGCCATGCGCTGGAAGCCGAGGGCATCGCCGCATCCGCGCCGCCGGTGACCACTCAGGACACCGGCGTGTGCGTCGTCCTCGTCGAACCGACCGCGGAGCGCACCTTCGTCACGACGCTCGGCGCCGAGCGCGAGATCACGGTCGAGTCCCTCTCGACCGCCCACGTGCAACCAGGCGACCTTGTCTGCATCACCGGATACTCCCTCGCCGTCGCGAAGACCAGCGACCCGCTCCTCACCTGGCTGGCATCCCTTCCTGACGAAGCGGTTGTGGTTCTCGACCCAGGGGCGGCCTTCGCCGCGCTGCCCGCCGACATCCGCGACATGATGCTCGCGCGCACCGACGTGTGGACCGGCAACGCCGAAGAGGCGACGGACCTGCTGGACGCGCTGTCCGCCTCGGTCGACGCCTCCGAGCGTGAGATCGTCGCCCAGGCCCGCGCGCTGGCCCCCTTCATGCGGTCCGGCGCGATCACCATCGTTCGCGACGGCGCAGAAGGCTGCGCGGCGCACGCGCACGGAGAGAGCACCTACGTGCCCGGCTTCCCGCAGACGCCCGTCGACACCAACGGCGCAGGCGACACGCACACCGGCGCGCTCCTGGCCGGCATCGCCGACGGCGCCACCTGGGTCGATGCGTGCCGACGCGCCAACGCCGCAGCCGCGATCAAGGTCACCCGGCGCGGGCCGACGACGGCTCCGACCGAGGACGAAGTCGAGGCGTTCCTCCGCGCGAGGTGAGGAGCGGGGGAGCCCCCGTCTCCCGCTCAGCGCAGCGTGAGCCCGATCTCGAACGAGCGTCGCCAGGGCAGCGTCAGATCCTCGATCTCGATGCCGTCGGCGGGGAGCATCGACTCGAGAAGGGCGCCGAGCTCCTCGCGGATCACCCGGCGGGCCTCGTCGACGCGCGCGCGGTCGTTCATCGGGAAGCGATCGGGGAACAGTGAGGGGCCGCTGTCCGTGCGCACGACGGACTGGTACGCGAAGTCATCGAGCAACCGCGTGAGCAGTGCGATCCGCGCTGCGCGCTCGTCGAACGTTCCCCCGGCGCGTCCCACGACGCCGGCGGCCGAGATCGCGACGACACTGCCGATCGTGTTGCCCGCGGTGTTCCATCCGCCGAACGCCTCGAGCCGCCCGAGCAGACCCTCATCGGCGAGCGCCCGCACGAGCGCCTCGTCCGCGCCGTTCGGGTAGCGCACATCCGCCAGAGCCACCCGCTCCCCGGCATCCAACCGTGCACGCACGAGCGCGGTCGTCTCGGCCACGGCATCCTCGTCGACGGCATCAGGCCGCCCGCGGAACATGTCGTGACGGTCGGGGTCGGGCGCGTGCATCACGAGCGTCACGTCGCCGCCCTCCGGCACCTCGGTCGCCCCGGCCGCACGGATCTGTCGGCTCACCGACGCCGTCAGCGGCATGTTCTCGTAGGGCGGGATACGCGTCATGCCCTCCTCCGTCGCACAGGCGACCGAGAACGACGGGCGCACCCCGGCATCGGCGGCCAGCGCGCGAGCGACGAGCACTGCGCCGACCTCATCGGCTCCGGGGTACATCAGCACCTCCCGGCCGCGGGGGAGCATCCGCATCCAGTGCCGCATCCAGACCTGCTCGGCGCTGCCGGCCGCGAACGGCGCCGTGTCGTCGGCCGTGATGGCGAGGAAGTCGAGCGTGCCGTCCTCGACGAGCCCGATCGTCGACAGGTTCGCGATGTGGTTCCGCAGACGCCTGGTCGAATAGTCCGACACGACCTCGGCCGGGACGGCGGTCAGGTCGCCCAGCTCGATGATCTCCGTCTCGCCGAGCAACCGGTGGGCGTCGCCTCCGAGCGCGTGCAACTCCTTGCCGTGCTCGGTCCAGTACAGCGGTTCCTCCGCCGCCGAGTACGAGTTGCTCGCCCGCATCACCAGTGACACGGCCGAGATCGGCAGCTCCGGTCGGCGGCGATGCACCTCACGGAGCGTGTCGAGACGGGCGAGCACGGCGCGGGTGTCGTCGTCGCTCGTGCGGCTGGCGATGAGGCCGCCGTACAGCAGCATGTCCACCGAGACGACGATGTGCACGGTTTCCGGATCGGCGGCCCGCTCCAGCAGCCAGGCGCCGAGCGCATCGGCGTCGCCGGCCGTCCGATAGTCGGGAAGGATCTCCTGCGGCGGCACATCCAGGGTCACACCAGCGACCGCAGCGACGTCGCCGGGCAGCAGGACGTTCACCGGCCGGTCGTCCAGGGGGAGCAGGGCGATGCGCCGGCGCGCGGGGGAGGAGGTCACGGGGTGGTGCCTTTCATCAGGGGCGGGTGATGGAGAGCTGGTACGAGTAGCGGTCGCCGCGGTAGACGGACTCCGCGTACTCGATGGGACGGCTGCGCGCGTCGTAGGTGGTGCGGCGGACGAGGAACGCCGGGGAGAACGGTGGCGTCTGCAGCGCAGCCGCC from the Microbacterium ginsengiterrae genome contains:
- a CDS encoding PfkB family carbohydrate kinase; protein product: MRTSADVDARAAQDAHRPRVIHTGQALVDLVIEVADLPARGQNLMADSVAQYAGGAVTVLLAAARLGAHCLHAGAIGTGPHGDLIRHALEAEGIAASAPPVTTQDTGVCVVLVEPTAERTFVTTLGAEREITVESLSTAHVQPGDLVCITGYSLAVAKTSDPLLTWLASLPDEAVVVLDPGAAFAALPADIRDMMLARTDVWTGNAEEATDLLDALSASVDASEREIVAQARALAPFMRSGAITIVRDGAEGCAAHAHGESTYVPGFPQTPVDTNGAGDTHTGALLAGIADGATWVDACRRANAAAAIKVTRRGPTTAPTEDEVEAFLRAR
- a CDS encoding DUF4127 family protein; translation: MTSSPARRRIALLPLDDRPVNVLLPGDVAAVAGVTLDVPPQEILPDYRTAGDADALGAWLLERAADPETVHIVVSVDMLLYGGLIASRTSDDDTRAVLARLDTLREVHRRRPELPISAVSLVMRASNSYSAAEEPLYWTEHGKELHALGGDAHRLLGETEIIELGDLTAVPAEVVSDYSTRRLRNHIANLSTIGLVEDGTLDFLAITADDTAPFAAGSAEQVWMRHWMRMLPRGREVLMYPGADEVGAVLVARALAADAGVRPSFSVACATEEGMTRIPPYENMPLTASVSRQIRAAGATEVPEGGDVTLVMHAPDPDRHDMFRGRPDAVDEDAVAETTALVRARLDAGERVALADVRYPNGADEALVRALADEGLLGRLEAFGGWNTAGNTIGSVVAISAAGVVGRAGGTFDERAARIALLTRLLDDFAYQSVVRTDSGPSLFPDRFPMNDRARVDEARRVIREELGALLESMLPADGIEIEDLTLPWRRSFEIGLTLR